One Halococcus agarilyticus genomic region harbors:
- a CDS encoding tRNA (cytidine(56)-2'-O)-methyltransferase: MQSEPPVWVLRLGHRPGRDERMSTHVGLTARALGADRVVFAGSADGPQKTVSDITGRFGGPFDVEARESYRPLLREWDGQVVHLTMYGLPIEDCESEIRAAHRSEPLLVVVGAEKVAGEVYDAADWNIGITNQPHSEVASLAVFLDRLFEGRELDREWTDAERTVVPQERGKRVERSE; the protein is encoded by the coding sequence ATGCAGAGCGAACCCCCGGTCTGGGTGCTCCGACTCGGCCATCGACCGGGCCGTGACGAGCGGATGAGCACTCACGTCGGGCTGACCGCTCGCGCGCTCGGAGCCGATCGGGTCGTGTTCGCCGGCAGTGCCGACGGACCCCAAAAGACAGTCAGCGACATCACGGGACGCTTCGGCGGCCCGTTCGACGTCGAGGCGCGCGAGTCCTACCGACCGCTGCTCCGCGAGTGGGACGGCCAGGTCGTGCATCTCACGATGTACGGGCTCCCGATCGAGGACTGTGAGTCTGAGATCCGGGCGGCCCACCGATCCGAGCCCCTGCTCGTGGTCGTCGGCGCGGAGAAGGTGGCTGGCGAAGTGTACGACGCCGCCGACTGGAACATTGGAATCACCAACCAGCCCCACTCCGAGGTCGCCTCGCTCGCGGTGTTCCTCGATCGGCTGTTCGAGGGCCGCGAACTCGATCGGGAGTGGACGGACGCCGAGCGGACGGTCGTGCCCCAGGAGCGCGGCAAGCGCGTCGAACGCTCCGAGTGA
- a CDS encoding transcription factor — MAFEDLLEDPVVQTYLHELVGPRGMPVAAAPPDGEVTDEELAEDLGLELNDVRRALFILYENDLASYRRLRDEDSGWLTYLWTFEYESIPGNLQDEMGRLLEALEERREYERDNEFYLCEVDSLRFEFGEAMEFGFECPQCGSALESMENDRLIDAMDERIDELHDTLTVPA; from the coding sequence ATGGCGTTTGAGGACCTCCTCGAAGACCCCGTGGTCCAGACCTATCTCCACGAACTCGTCGGCCCGCGCGGGATGCCCGTCGCCGCCGCACCGCCCGATGGCGAAGTGACCGACGAGGAGTTGGCCGAGGACCTCGGCCTCGAACTCAACGACGTCCGGCGGGCGCTGTTCATCCTCTACGAAAACGATCTCGCGAGCTACCGCCGGCTCCGCGACGAGGACTCGGGGTGGCTCACCTACCTCTGGACGTTCGAATACGAGTCGATCCCCGGCAATCTCCAGGACGAGATGGGGCGGCTGCTGGAGGCGTTGGAGGAGCGCCGGGAGTACGAGCGTGACAACGAGTTCTACCTGTGTGAGGTCGACTCGCTCCGGTTCGAGTTCGGCGAGGCGATGGAGTTCGGGTTCGAGTGCCCCCAGTGTGGCTCCGCGCTCGAATCGATGGAGAACGACCGGTTGATCGACGCGATGGACGAGCGCATCGACGAGCTCCACGACACGCTCACCGTCCCCGCCTGA
- a CDS encoding DUF2110 family protein encodes MVVLATKCYVEGDARERALTGLESLVDNAIGDLEVTYEVGVRHDDFPSVTVEGEDGVAARNVLGEEWGAITPEFERGETYTGTLESWDESGFVLDAGEEIRVPADEIGLGPGSPEQVRTRYGLVQHLPLQFVYGEPSRLADDERDRLYDWTRGTGRVNVNSATRGEARATVNRAGHANDIVTVERLGLLEQSVICREGTDPPGLLASIGGYLPAELLCVVP; translated from the coding sequence ATGGTCGTTCTCGCCACCAAGTGCTACGTCGAGGGGGACGCCCGCGAGCGTGCGCTCACCGGACTTGAGTCGCTCGTCGACAACGCGATCGGCGATCTCGAAGTGACGTACGAGGTGGGGGTCCGTCACGACGACTTCCCCTCGGTGACGGTCGAAGGGGAGGACGGGGTGGCCGCACGGAACGTCCTCGGCGAGGAGTGGGGCGCGATCACGCCCGAGTTCGAACGAGGCGAAACCTACACCGGAACCCTCGAATCGTGGGACGAGTCGGGGTTCGTGCTCGACGCCGGCGAGGAGATCCGTGTGCCGGCCGACGAGATCGGGTTGGGGCCCGGGAGTCCCGAACAGGTCCGGACGCGGTACGGCCTCGTCCAGCATCTCCCCCTCCAGTTCGTCTACGGCGAGCCGTCGCGCCTGGCCGACGACGAGCGCGATCGGCTGTACGACTGGACGCGGGGCACAGGGCGAGTGAACGTCAACAGCGCGACCCGTGGAGAGGCGCGCGCGACCGTCAACCGCGCGGGCCACGCGAACGACATCGTGACCGTCGAGCGGCTCGGCCTCCTCGAACAGAGCGTGATCTGTCGCGAGGGGACCGATCCACCGGGGCTGCTCGCGAGCATCGGTGGGTATCTGCCCGCCGAGCTCCTCTGTGTCGTCCCATGA
- a CDS encoding DUF5803 family protein, with the protein MTRRRLLAFGLLVGLVALAGCSSILGPGAGGGGDAANTSYDWDTDANATINVTGGSYEAVYAVQNESTFPVFRRNELGQNQPLGVSALQFRYPDGRVVTADETPGFNTSTERERAVINLPARNGKLGFTASAQGKRFTTRTFVEGSYEVTIPKGMRVDYEPLAKVSPGYTNKRMVDGRVQIRWDDVESSAVVVRYYLQRDLYLFIAGAAVLVLVAAGGALYYLRQIRDLERRRKEAGPDVDTGSSSDDGPPGFG; encoded by the coding sequence ATGACGCGACGGCGGCTCCTCGCGTTCGGGCTCCTCGTCGGGCTCGTCGCGCTCGCGGGCTGCTCGTCGATCCTCGGCCCGGGAGCGGGCGGTGGGGGCGACGCCGCCAACACGAGCTACGACTGGGACACCGACGCGAACGCCACGATAAACGTCACCGGCGGGAGCTACGAGGCGGTCTACGCGGTCCAGAACGAATCGACGTTCCCGGTCTTCCGGCGGAACGAGCTCGGTCAGAACCAGCCGCTGGGGGTCTCCGCGCTGCAGTTCCGGTACCCCGACGGCCGGGTGGTGACGGCGGACGAGACGCCGGGGTTCAACACCTCGACCGAGCGCGAGCGCGCCGTCATCAACCTCCCCGCGAGGAACGGGAAGCTCGGGTTCACCGCGTCGGCCCAGGGCAAGCGCTTCACCACCCGGACGTTCGTCGAGGGGTCCTACGAGGTCACGATCCCGAAGGGGATGCGGGTCGACTACGAGCCGCTCGCGAAGGTGTCTCCCGGCTACACGAACAAGCGGATGGTCGACGGGCGAGTGCAGATCAGGTGGGACGACGTCGAGTCCAGCGCCGTGGTGGTGCGGTACTACCTCCAGCGCGACCTGTACCTCTTCATCGCCGGGGCCGCCGTGCTGGTGCTCGTGGCGGCCGGCGGCGCGCTCTACTACCTCCGGCAGATCCGCGATCTCGAACGCCGGCGGAAGGAGGCAGGGCCGGACGTCGACACCGGCAGCAGCTCCGACGACGGGCCGCCGGGATTCGGATAG
- a CDS encoding DUF2298 domain-containing protein — protein MEYGLVVRWLAVLFALGLAGAPLAALLFRRFPDHGAALALPLSLAVVGCVAYWVGHLSLVAGLVAGIAVLVALSGLSLRRLDRDDIDARRALAPVVVFALAFLFMIAIRAVDPAVHPGGGEKFLDFGLLKSLSRTTRLPPEDVWFAGEPVQYYYGGHLLTTLLAKLTFTEARYAYNLALAGFFAMVVTAAYGLAGAIAAERGRSPRTAGVIAAFLVGFASNLETAGRAVLWALPDGVTESVAAWLGIEITGLAASPAAFGYWDASRVIPGTVNEFPLFAWLNGDLHAHMLSTPFLLLAAACWFAYYCAPADAVLRRRLLAFGAVPPIAGLLAVVNTWSFPTVAGIGWLAMTFADADPVSLFPERIAARLRSSAGSSLRGEVRRTASALAAAAVVLALGVAWSIPFWLGSASGRAVAFLPERSALGPLLLVYGAFLLVFVPYLAVHARSLGTRTREAVLAALAGLVAIAWLADAAAVVVFGPLLLVGWLVLVTRRNAGSSGARSAFVDSSRRHPAESDGGVATRDSLVGATVGYETVLLVAGAGLVLLVEFVYIQENAGPGRFNTVFKTYAQIWVLFATAAGAMAAWLVDARPAGVADAMAGRWRIAGRALLALVVLSTSIYGGLALTDQFTSESPVTSVDDPTLDARAFVPATHPDEAAAIAWLDDRSGQPHIVSLPGCWCNDDPRKPYRWVNAPSSLTGLPTVAGWSHETGYRGDEAYRERVADVETIYEGRPVDQAQLLREYDVRYVYVGPNERAAYERIAVADLRGVEVARQFEDVTIYRVDQNGLPA, from the coding sequence ATGGAGTACGGTCTCGTCGTCCGGTGGCTCGCCGTCCTCTTTGCCCTCGGACTGGCGGGTGCGCCTCTCGCTGCACTTCTTTTCCGGCGATTCCCCGACCATGGAGCCGCGCTCGCGCTCCCGCTCTCGCTCGCGGTCGTCGGTTGCGTCGCCTACTGGGTCGGTCACCTCTCGCTCGTCGCCGGCCTCGTCGCCGGGATCGCGGTCCTCGTGGCGCTGTCGGGGCTCTCGCTTCGACGGCTCGACCGCGACGACATCGACGCCAGGCGAGCGCTCGCCCCGGTGGTGGTGTTCGCGCTCGCCTTCCTGTTCATGATCGCGATCCGGGCGGTCGATCCGGCGGTGCATCCGGGTGGCGGCGAGAAGTTCCTCGATTTCGGTCTTCTCAAGTCCCTCTCCCGAACGACCCGGCTCCCACCGGAGGACGTCTGGTTCGCCGGCGAGCCGGTCCAGTATTACTACGGCGGTCACCTCCTCACGACGCTGCTCGCGAAGCTCACGTTCACGGAGGCGCGCTACGCGTACAACCTCGCGCTCGCGGGCTTTTTCGCGATGGTCGTGACCGCGGCCTACGGACTCGCCGGGGCGATCGCGGCCGAACGCGGTCGATCGCCCCGCACCGCTGGTGTGATCGCGGCGTTCCTCGTCGGGTTCGCGAGCAATCTCGAAACCGCCGGTCGAGCGGTGCTGTGGGCGCTTCCCGACGGTGTGACGGAGTCGGTCGCCGCCTGGCTCGGCATCGAGATCACGGGGCTCGCGGCCTCACCCGCGGCGTTCGGCTACTGGGACGCGAGCCGCGTCATTCCGGGGACGGTCAACGAGTTCCCGCTGTTCGCGTGGCTCAACGGCGATCTCCACGCCCACATGCTGAGCACGCCCTTCCTCCTGCTGGCGGCGGCGTGCTGGTTCGCCTACTACTGTGCGCCCGCCGACGCGGTGTTGCGACGGCGACTCCTCGCGTTCGGCGCTGTGCCGCCGATCGCGGGCCTGCTCGCGGTCGTCAACACGTGGAGCTTTCCGACCGTCGCCGGGATCGGGTGGCTCGCGATGACGTTCGCCGACGCCGACCCGGTGTCGCTGTTTCCCGAGCGGATCGCGGCTCGCCTGCGGTCGTCCGCCGGCTCCAGCCTCCGCGGAGAAGTGCGCAGGACGGCGAGCGCGCTCGCGGCCGCGGCGGTCGTCCTCGCACTCGGAGTCGCGTGGTCGATCCCGTTCTGGCTCGGTTCGGCGAGCGGGCGCGCGGTCGCCTTCCTCCCGGAACGGAGCGCGCTCGGCCCGCTGTTGCTCGTCTACGGCGCGTTCCTCCTCGTGTTCGTGCCGTATCTCGCCGTCCACGCGCGCTCGCTCGGCACCCGGACGCGCGAGGCGGTGCTCGCCGCGCTCGCCGGCCTGGTCGCGATCGCGTGGCTGGCCGATGCGGCCGCCGTCGTAGTGTTCGGTCCGCTGCTCCTCGTGGGATGGCTCGTGCTTGTGACCCGGCGGAACGCCGGTTCGAGCGGTGCTCGATCGGCGTTCGTCGACAGCAGCCGACGACACCCCGCCGAATCCGATGGCGGCGTCGCCACCCGCGACTCGCTCGTCGGGGCGACCGTCGGCTACGAGACTGTCCTGCTGGTCGCGGGGGCGGGACTCGTCCTGCTGGTCGAGTTCGTCTACATCCAGGAGAACGCGGGACCGGGACGGTTCAACACGGTGTTCAAGACCTATGCGCAGATCTGGGTCCTCTTCGCGACTGCAGCGGGCGCGATGGCCGCGTGGCTGGTCGACGCCCGCCCCGCCGGGGTCGCCGACGCGATGGCGGGCCGATGGCGGATCGCCGGCCGCGCGCTGCTCGCGCTGGTCGTCCTCTCGACATCGATCTACGGCGGCCTCGCGCTCACCGACCAGTTCACGAGCGAGAGCCCGGTGACGAGCGTCGACGACCCCACGCTCGACGCGCGCGCGTTCGTCCCGGCGACCCACCCCGACGAGGCGGCCGCCATCGCGTGGCTCGACGACCGATCCGGCCAGCCCCACATCGTCTCGCTGCCTGGTTGCTGGTGCAACGACGACCCCCGCAAACCCTACCGCTGGGTGAACGCCCCCTCCAGTCTGACGGGGCTGCCGACGGTCGCGGGCTGGAGCCACGAGACCGGCTACCGGGGCGACGAAGCGTACCGCGAGCGCGTCGCGGACGTCGAAACCATCTACGAAGGGCGTCCCGTGGACCAGGCACAGCTTCTCCGCGAGTACGACGTCCGGTACGTCTACGTCGGCCCGAACGAGCGCGCGGCGTACGAGCGGATCGCCGTCGCGGATCTCCGGGGCGTCGAGGTCGCCAGGCAGTTCGAGGACGTGACGATCTACCGCGTCGACCAGAACGGGTTGCCGGCCTGA
- a CDS encoding glycosyltransferase: MHRSVGVVVPAYRPDVERLATYVAAIDERCAPTTIRIELDAPRSGVADRLADLSATVATSPHRRGKGRAITAGFEALDTDVLAFADADGSTPADSLADVIAPVEGGGADLAVGSRRHPDATIARHRTFARRRLGDTFAWLARRLVAPQLFDYQCGAKAISREAWERIREHLYEPGFAWDIELVAMADAFGLSIEEVPITWHDQPDSTVSPIETSVALAQGLLAARHRAALITESRLHGAIAARREAPTALVDAGRPDR; encoded by the coding sequence ATGCACCGGTCCGTCGGGGTCGTCGTGCCGGCCTACCGGCCCGACGTCGAGCGCCTCGCGACCTACGTCGCCGCGATCGACGAGCGCTGCGCCCCGACGACGATCCGGATCGAACTCGACGCCCCCCGGTCCGGGGTGGCCGACCGACTCGCGGACCTCTCGGCGACCGTCGCCACGTCGCCCCACCGGCGGGGGAAGGGGCGCGCGATCACCGCCGGGTTCGAGGCGCTCGACACCGACGTGCTCGCCTTCGCCGACGCCGACGGGAGCACGCCCGCCGACTCGCTCGCCGACGTGATCGCGCCGGTCGAGGGAGGCGGAGCGGATCTCGCGGTCGGCTCGCGCCGCCACCCCGACGCGACGATCGCGCGCCACCGGACGTTCGCGCGCCGCCGGCTCGGCGACACGTTCGCGTGGCTCGCCCGGCGGCTGGTCGCCCCCCAACTGTTCGACTACCAGTGTGGCGCGAAGGCGATCTCGCGGGAGGCGTGGGAACGGATCCGCGAACACCTCTACGAGCCGGGCTTCGCGTGGGACATCGAGCTGGTGGCGATGGCGGATGCGTTCGGGCTCTCGATCGAGGAGGTGCCGATCACGTGGCACGACCAGCCCGATTCGACCGTCTCGCCGATCGAGACGTCGGTCGCGCTCGCGCAGGGGTTGCTCGCCGCCAGGCACCGCGCGGCGCTGATCACCGAAAGCCGCCTCCACGGCGCGATCGCCGCACGCCGGGAGGCCCCGACAGCGCTCGTCGACGCGGGCCGTCCCGACCGATGA
- a CDS encoding GtrA family protein produces MSARSLLADLRARLASGRVTGRVLELVSAVRFGQFASVGVVGALFDVTTATALRELGVFPEIAVFVGIEVSVVVMFLLNDNWTFAEEGRGGLRPTLRRLLRSNLVRTGGILVQLVTFRLLYRVVAVDLAVAGLDGWFVVSKVAGIGAGLLVNYVAESLLTWRVHTGPGDG; encoded by the coding sequence ATGAGCGCACGCTCGCTGCTGGCCGACCTCCGGGCACGCCTCGCGAGCGGACGGGTGACGGGGCGAGTGCTCGAACTGGTGTCGGCGGTCCGCTTCGGCCAGTTCGCCTCGGTCGGCGTCGTCGGCGCGCTATTCGACGTGACGACCGCGACGGCGCTGCGCGAGCTCGGTGTCTTCCCCGAGATCGCCGTCTTCGTCGGCATCGAGGTCTCGGTCGTCGTCATGTTTCTCCTCAACGACAACTGGACGTTCGCCGAGGAGGGCAGGGGTGGACTCCGCCCGACGCTCCGACGACTGCTCCGCTCGAACCTCGTCCGAACGGGTGGAATCCTGGTCCAGCTCGTGACCTTCCGATTGCTCTATCGTGTGGTCGCGGTCGACCTCGCCGTCGCGGGTCTCGACGGGTGGTTCGTCGTCTCGAAGGTCGCCGGGATCGGCGCGGGCCTGCTCGTCAACTACGTCGCCGAGAGCCTGCTCACGTGGCGGGTCCACACGGGTCCCGGCGACGGATGA